From Falco cherrug isolate bFalChe1 chromosome 4, bFalChe1.pri, whole genome shotgun sequence, one genomic window encodes:
- the AGR3 gene encoding anterior gradient protein 3, which yields MLHSTLALSLLLIAVSSNLAMAIKKEKRAPQTLSRGWGDEITWVQTYEEGLYQAKKSNKPLMVIHHLEDCQYCQALKKAFAENEEIQEMAQNNFIMLNLMHETTDKNLSPDGQYVPRIMFVDPSLTVRADITGRYSNRLYTYEPQDIPFLIENMKKALRLIQTEL from the exons atgctCCACTCAACACTGGCCTTGTCCCTCCTGCTAATTGCAGTCTCTTCCAACCTTGCAATGGcaatcaaaaaggaaaaacgaGCACCTCAGACACTGTCAAGAG GGTGGGGAGATGAAATTACCTGGGTACAAACTTATGAAGAAGGGCTCTATCAGgcaaaaaaaag TAACAAGCCACTGATGGTAATTCATCATTTGGAAGACTGTCAATACTGCCAAg CACTGAAGAAAGCTTTTGCAGAAAACGAAGAGATACAGGAAATGGCCCAAAATAACTTCATTATGCTGAACCTCATG CATGAAACCACAGACAAAAACCTGTCACCTGATGGACAATACGTGCCTCGAATCATGTTTGTAG ACCCGTCTCTCACAGTAAGAGCTGATATCACAGGAAGATACTCCAACCGGCTTTACACTTACGAACCACAAGACATCCCATTCT taataGAGAACATGAAGAAAGCACTGCGCCTCATTCAGACAGAACTGTAA